A section of the Alkalispirochaeta americana genome encodes:
- a CDS encoding flagellar filament outer layer protein FlaA, with protein sequence MKKTKLLVGVMLCGLVWAVTAQETLPDPAGIGVDAAQQNLQEISIDRFEDPGFWIPSVAADVGVVMHRRVAGGPADKEPIPGEVEAGIEVVDDYVIGVRTDFYRRGAATVSLRPVRPLAVPGIVKTLSVWVVGRNFNHELSIVIEDYFGNVNVLPMGRLNFSGWKQLTVAVPPSVVQRNPHYNTETGIRIRGLVVNTFIPETYGSYYVYFDDLRAVTDLFAEESRDPDDMIDNW encoded by the coding sequence TGCGGATTGGTTTGGGCCGTGACTGCCCAGGAGACCCTTCCTGACCCGGCGGGGATTGGCGTCGATGCTGCGCAGCAGAACCTCCAGGAGATTTCGATCGACCGGTTCGAGGATCCGGGGTTCTGGATTCCTTCGGTAGCCGCCGATGTGGGAGTTGTCATGCATCGCCGTGTTGCGGGAGGCCCGGCAGACAAGGAGCCCATTCCCGGCGAGGTAGAGGCGGGGATCGAGGTTGTCGACGACTACGTGATCGGTGTTCGGACCGATTTCTATCGCCGGGGAGCCGCTACAGTCTCTCTGCGTCCTGTGCGTCCCCTGGCGGTGCCCGGGATCGTGAAGACCCTCTCGGTGTGGGTGGTGGGCCGTAATTTCAACCACGAACTGAGCATTGTTATCGAGGATTACTTCGGAAACGTGAACGTCCTGCCCATGGGGAGGCTGAACTTCAGCGGCTGGAAACAACTGACCGTGGCTGTTCCTCCCTCGGTGGTTCAACGGAATCCTCATTACAACACCGAGACAGGAATCAGAATACGAGGTTTGGTGGTTAACACCTTTATTCCCGAGACCTACGGTAGTTACTACGTTTATTTTGACGATCTCCGAGCGGTGACGGATCTTTTTGCCGAAGAGAGTCGGGATCCCGACGATATGATCGATAACTGGTAA